The following proteins come from a genomic window of Ursus arctos isolate Adak ecotype North America unplaced genomic scaffold, UrsArc2.0 scaffold_12, whole genome shotgun sequence:
- the LOC113246120 gene encoding cornifin-A, whose protein sequence is MSSQQQKQPCTPPPQPQQQQVKQPCQPPPQEPCVPKTKEPCHTKVPEPCHPKVPEPCHPKVPEPCPSTVTPVPAQQKTKQK, encoded by the coding sequence ATGAGTTCCCAACAGCAGAAGcagccctgcacccctcccccacagcctcaGCAGCAGCAGGTGAAACAGCCCTGCCAGCCTCCACCCCAAGAACCATGTGTCCCCAAAACCAAGGAGCCATGCCACACCAAGGTGCCAGAGCCCTGCCACCCCAAGGTTCCTGAGCCCTGCCACCCCAAGGTTCCTGAGCCATGTCCCTCAACGGTCACTCCAGTGCCAGCTCAGCAGAAGACCAAGCAGAAGTAA